From a region of the Streptomyces tirandamycinicus genome:
- a CDS encoding glycosyltransferase family 4 protein — translation MTQLRTVQVLGGGSAGSSAHVRSLAGGLVARGVGVTVCAPAPLEQAYDFPGAGARFVPVPRRSDPAAVGALRAACAGADVVHAHGLDAAVRTSLAISGRPVPLVVTLHTRPRTAGARGRVTRMLERRVARAAAVVLGTSSELVDRARSRGARDARLAPVAVPSPHPDRPESKMRAELGAVERPLLTAVGRLERGRGHGTLLDASHRWLGLDPVPLVAIAGEGRERAALQRRIDGEGLPVRLLGHRDDVGELLAVSDLALLPSRWEARSLLAQEALRLGVPLVATRVGGTPELVGTAAEFVPYGDAVALAAAVSRLLAEPDRRRRLAAEGLAQAATWPTEDETVAQVLSIYDELTQPARPRMP, via the coding sequence GTGACACAGCTGCGTACGGTCCAGGTACTGGGCGGCGGCAGCGCGGGCAGCAGCGCTCACGTCAGGTCACTGGCCGGGGGCCTGGTGGCGAGGGGAGTGGGGGTGACCGTGTGCGCGCCCGCACCCCTGGAGCAGGCATACGACTTCCCCGGCGCCGGGGCGCGGTTCGTGCCCGTGCCGCGCCGCAGCGACCCGGCGGCGGTCGGGGCGCTCCGGGCGGCGTGCGCGGGAGCGGACGTCGTCCACGCCCACGGCCTCGACGCCGCGGTGCGGACCTCCCTGGCGATCAGCGGACGGCCCGTGCCGCTGGTGGTCACCCTGCACACCCGGCCCCGGACCGCGGGGGCGCGCGGCAGGGTGACGCGGATGCTGGAGCGGAGGGTGGCGAGGGCGGCGGCGGTCGTGCTCGGTACGTCGTCCGAGCTGGTGGACCGGGCCCGGAGCCGCGGCGCGCGCGATGCCCGCCTGGCCCCCGTGGCCGTGCCGTCCCCGCACCCGGACCGTCCGGAGAGCAAGATGCGGGCCGAACTGGGCGCGGTCGAGCGGCCGTTGCTGACGGCCGTCGGCAGGCTCGAACGCGGTCGCGGTCACGGCACCCTGCTCGACGCGTCCCACCGGTGGCTCGGGCTCGACCCCGTTCCGCTGGTCGCGATCGCGGGGGAGGGGCGGGAACGCGCCGCGCTGCAGCGGCGCATCGACGGGGAGGGCCTGCCGGTCCGCCTCCTCGGCCATCGCGACGACGTCGGCGAACTGCTGGCGGTGTCGGATCTCGCGCTGCTCCCGAGCAGGTGGGAGGCCCGCTCGCTGCTCGCCCAGGAGGCACTCCGGCTGGGGGTGCCGCTGGTGGCGACCCGGGTGGGCGGAACGCCCGAACTCGTCGGCACGGCAGCCGAGTTCGTGCCGTACGGGGATGCCGTGGCCCTGGCCGCCGCGGTCAGCCGGCTGCTGGCGGAACCCGACCGGCGCCGCCGGCTCGCGGCGGAGGGACTCGCCCAGGCGGCGACCTGGCCGACGGAGGACGAGACCGTCGCCCAGGTCCTGAGCATCTACGACGAACTCACCCAGCCGGCCCGCCCGCGTATGCCCTGA
- the recN gene encoding DNA repair protein RecN, protein MRIRSLGVIDDAVVELSPGFTAVTGETGAGKTMVVTSLGLLLGGRADPALVRIGARSAVVEGRVSVPAGAPVAVRAEEAGAELDDGALLISRTISAEGRSRAHLGGRSVPVGMLTELADELVAVHGQTDQQGLLKPARQRQALDRYAGDAVAGPHAEYAAAYRRLKAVSAELAELTTRARERAQEADLLRFGLNEVAAVEPRAGEDVELAAEAERLGHAEALASAASVAHAALAGNPEDPEGVDAATLVAGAGRALDAVRAHDPALAALADRMGEISILLADVAGELAGYADDLDADPLRLAAVEERRSALGGLTRKYGEDIAAVLAWAEDGAARLTELEGDDDRIGELTAERDALRTELSGLAQALTDARTAAAARFAEAVTAELAHLAMPHARVTIAVRQTDDPEGVEVGGRTVAYTSSGADEVELLLAPHPGAQPRPIAKGASGGELSRVMLAVEVVFAGTDPVPTYLFDEVDAGVGGKAAVEIGRRLAKLAKSAQVVVVTHLPQVAAFADRQLLVEKTDDGSVTRSGVTVLQGEDRVRELSRMLAGQEDSETARAHAEELLATARAEV, encoded by the coding sequence ATGCGGATACGGTCGCTCGGGGTCATCGACGACGCCGTCGTCGAGCTGTCGCCGGGGTTCACGGCGGTCACCGGTGAGACCGGTGCGGGCAAGACCATGGTCGTCACCAGCCTCGGGCTGCTGCTCGGCGGGCGCGCCGACCCCGCCCTCGTACGGATCGGCGCCAGGTCGGCCGTCGTGGAGGGGCGGGTCAGCGTACCCGCGGGGGCTCCCGTGGCCGTACGGGCCGAGGAGGCGGGCGCCGAACTCGACGACGGGGCGCTGCTGATCAGCCGGACGATCTCCGCGGAGGGCCGCTCCCGGGCGCACCTCGGCGGGCGTTCGGTTCCGGTCGGCATGCTGACCGAGCTGGCCGACGAGCTCGTGGCCGTCCACGGGCAGACCGACCAGCAGGGGCTGCTGAAGCCCGCCCGCCAGCGGCAGGCCCTGGACCGGTACGCGGGGGACGCGGTCGCCGGGCCGCACGCCGAGTACGCGGCCGCGTACCGGCGGCTGAAGGCCGTCTCCGCCGAGCTGGCCGAACTCACCACCCGCGCCCGCGAGCGTGCCCAGGAAGCCGACCTGCTGCGCTTCGGGCTGAACGAGGTCGCGGCCGTGGAACCGCGGGCCGGTGAGGACGTGGAGCTGGCCGCCGAGGCCGAGCGGCTGGGGCACGCCGAGGCCCTCGCCTCCGCCGCCTCCGTGGCGCACGCGGCGCTCGCCGGGAACCCGGAGGACCCCGAGGGCGTCGACGCGGCCACGCTCGTCGCCGGAGCCGGACGGGCCCTGGACGCCGTACGTGCGCACGATCCGGCGCTGGCCGCGCTCGCCGACCGGATGGGCGAGATCTCCATTCTGCTCGCCGACGTCGCGGGCGAACTCGCCGGGTACGCCGACGACCTCGACGCCGATCCGCTGCGGCTCGCGGCGGTCGAGGAGCGGCGATCCGCGCTCGGCGGGCTCACCCGCAAGTACGGAGAGGACATCGCCGCCGTCCTGGCCTGGGCCGAGGACGGCGCCGCCCGGCTGACGGAACTCGAGGGCGACGACGACCGGATCGGCGAGCTGACGGCGGAACGCGACGCCCTGCGCACCGAACTGTCCGGCCTCGCCCAGGCGCTGACGGACGCCCGTACGGCTGCGGCGGCCCGGTTCGCGGAGGCGGTGACGGCGGAGCTGGCGCACCTCGCGATGCCGCACGCGCGCGTCACGATCGCCGTACGCCAGACCGACGACCCCGAGGGTGTCGAGGTCGGCGGGCGGACCGTCGCCTACACGTCGTCGGGCGCCGACGAGGTCGAGCTGCTGCTCGCCCCGCACCCGGGCGCGCAGCCGCGGCCGATCGCCAAGGGCGCGTCCGGCGGAGAGCTCTCGCGCGTGATGCTGGCGGTGGAGGTCGTCTTCGCGGGCACCGACCCGGTGCCGACGTACCTCTTCGACGAGGTCGACGCGGGCGTCGGCGGCAAGGCTGCGGTGGAGATCGGCCGGCGCCTCGCCAAGCTCGCGAAGTCCGCGCAGGTGGTCGTGGTGACGCACCTGCCGCAGGTGGCGGCGTTCGCGGACCGGCAGTTGCTGGTCGAGAAGACCGACGACGGATCGGTGACCCGGTCCGGCGTCACGGTCCTCCAGGGAGAGGACCGGGTGCGCGAGCTGTCCCGGATGCTCGCCGGCCAGGAGGACTCGGAGACGGCGCGGGCGCACGCGGAGGAACTGCTGGCGACGGCGCGCGCGGAGGTCTGA
- a CDS encoding NAD kinase — protein sequence MTDTSETTLDARARTRTVFLLAHTGRPAAIRSAELVVQGLLRAGIGVRVLAFEAADLPLPRSVETVPEATPEVLDGCELLIVLGGDGTLLRGAEFARASGVPMLGVNLGRVGFLAEAERDDLDRVVDRVVSREYEVEERMTVDVVVRRNGDIVHRDWALNEAAVQKVSPERMLEVVLEIDGRPVSGFGCDGIVCATPTGSTAYAFSAGGPVVWPEVEALLMVPISAHALFAKPLVTSPSSVLAVEVQPNTPHGVLWCDGRRAVELPAAARVEVRRGKVPVRLARLHHASFTDRLVAKFALPVSGWRGAPHGDT from the coding sequence TTGACCGATACGAGTGAGACCACCCTGGACGCGCGGGCCCGGACCCGTACCGTCTTCCTGCTGGCCCACACCGGCCGGCCCGCGGCGATCCGCAGCGCCGAACTCGTCGTCCAGGGACTGCTGCGCGCGGGCATCGGGGTGCGGGTGCTCGCCTTCGAGGCCGCCGACCTCCCGCTGCCGCGGTCCGTGGAGACCGTGCCCGAGGCGACGCCGGAGGTGCTCGACGGGTGCGAGCTGCTCATCGTGCTCGGCGGTGACGGCACCCTGCTGCGCGGCGCCGAGTTCGCCCGGGCCTCGGGGGTTCCGATGCTCGGGGTCAACCTGGGGCGGGTCGGGTTCCTCGCCGAGGCGGAGCGGGACGACCTGGACCGGGTCGTCGACCGGGTGGTGAGCCGGGAGTACGAGGTCGAGGAGCGGATGACCGTCGACGTGGTCGTGCGCCGCAACGGCGACATCGTGCACCGTGACTGGGCGCTGAACGAGGCCGCCGTGCAGAAGGTGTCCCCGGAGCGGATGCTGGAGGTCGTCCTGGAGATCGACGGGCGGCCGGTGAGCGGCTTCGGCTGCGACGGCATCGTGTGCGCCACGCCGACCGGGTCGACCGCGTACGCGTTCTCGGCGGGCGGGCCGGTGGTCTGGCCCGAGGTGGAGGCGCTGCTGATGGTGCCGATCAGCGCCCATGCCCTGTTCGCCAAGCCCCTGGTCACCTCGCCGTCGTCGGTCCTGGCGGTCGAGGTGCAGCCCAACACCCCGCACGGTGTGCTGTGGTGCGACGGGCGCCGCGCCGTCGAGCTCCCGGCGGCGGCGCGGGTGGAGGTGCGGCGCGGCAAGGTGCCCGTACGGCTGGCCCGGCTGCACCACGCGTCGTTCACGGACCGGCTGGTGGCGAAGTTCGCGCTGCCGGTCTCGGGCTGGCGGGGCGCCCCGCACGGCGACACCTGA
- a CDS encoding TlyA family RNA methyltransferase has protein sequence MAGVARRRLDAELVRRKLARSREHASQLIAAGRVTVGGNTAAKPATQVETSAPIVVAQDDGDPEYVSRGGHKLAGAFAAFVPRGLRTEGRRALDAGASTGGFTDVLLRAGAAHVVAVDVGYGQLAWSLRSDERVTVKDRTNVRELTLEAIGGKAVDLIVGDLSFIPLGLVLPALVRCAAPGADLVLMVKPQFEVGKERLGSGGVVRSPELRAEAVRTVARQAGELGLGVLGVTASPLPGPSGNVEYFLWLRAGAPELDPADVERAVAEGPR, from the coding sequence GTGGCAGGAGTGGCACGCCGCCGTCTCGACGCCGAGCTGGTACGCCGCAAGCTGGCCCGCTCGCGCGAGCACGCGAGCCAGCTGATCGCGGCGGGCCGGGTGACCGTCGGCGGCAACACCGCCGCCAAGCCCGCCACCCAGGTGGAGACCAGTGCCCCCATCGTCGTCGCCCAGGACGACGGCGACCCCGAGTACGTCTCACGCGGCGGCCACAAGCTCGCCGGCGCCTTCGCGGCGTTCGTGCCGCGGGGCCTGAGGACGGAAGGGCGCAGGGCGCTGGACGCGGGCGCCTCCACGGGCGGGTTCACCGATGTGCTGCTGCGGGCCGGCGCCGCCCATGTCGTCGCCGTCGACGTCGGGTACGGACAGCTGGCCTGGTCGCTCCGCAGCGATGAACGCGTGACGGTCAAGGACCGTACGAATGTCCGTGAGTTGACCCTGGAGGCGATCGGCGGGAAGGCGGTGGACCTGATCGTCGGGGACTTGTCCTTCATCCCGCTGGGCCTGGTGCTGCCCGCGCTGGTGCGCTGCGCGGCGCCCGGCGCCGATCTCGTCCTGATGGTCAAGCCGCAGTTCGAGGTAGGCAAGGAGCGCCTCGGCAGCGGCGGAGTGGTCCGCAGCCCGGAGCTGCGTGCCGAGGCGGTGCGGACCGTGGCGCGACAGGCGGGCGAGCTGGGGCTCGGCGTGCTGGGCGTGACCGCCAGTCCGCTGCCGGGCCCCTCGGGCAATGTCGAGTACTTTCTCTGGCTCCGGGCCGGGGCGCCGGAGCTCGACCCGGCGGACGTCGAGCGCGCAGTGGCGGAGGGGCCGCGTTGA
- a CDS encoding SCP2 sterol-binding domain-containing protein, with product MATTEECRGALDRLSDNLAKADGDVRSAATLDRSLSCHIRDLDLTFTGRLAEGRIAVLDTLDGPPPEKADIRLEMTGDDLVAMVDGRLNFAKAWASGRVRLEAGFRDLLRLRALL from the coding sequence ATGGCGACGACAGAGGAGTGCCGCGGCGCACTCGACAGACTTTCGGACAATCTCGCGAAAGCGGACGGCGACGTGCGCAGCGCGGCCACCCTCGACCGCTCCCTGAGCTGCCACATCAGGGACCTGGACCTCACCTTCACCGGTCGCCTCGCGGAGGGCCGGATCGCGGTCCTCGACACGCTCGACGGACCGCCCCCGGAGAAGGCCGACATCCGGCTGGAGATGACCGGCGACGACCTGGTCGCGATGGTCGACGGGCGGCTGAACTTCGCGAAGGCCTGGGCCTCGGGCCGGGTCAGGCTCGAGGCGGGTTTCCGCGATCTGCTGCGGCTCAGGGCACTGCTGTAG
- a CDS encoding ABC transporter ATP-binding protein, translating into MQRLTAESVTLAYDRRVIAEDLSVAIPDNSFTVIVGPNACGKSTLLRALSRMLKPSQGRVLLDGQTIQSMPARKVARTLGLLPQSSVAPDGITVGDLVARGRYPHQGLLRQWSQEDERIVRESMAATGVAELADRYVDELSGGQRQRVWIAMALAQQTPLLLLDEPTTFLDIQHQLEVLDLCAELHETQGRTLVAVLHDLNQAARYATHLIAMRGGRIAAEGPPGDVVTAGLVERVFGVRAQVIDDPETGTPLVVPLARRGRTPSQAPRPSASGAAAEASAALP; encoded by the coding sequence ATGCAGCGCCTCACCGCGGAGTCGGTCACCCTCGCCTACGACCGGCGGGTGATCGCCGAGGACCTCTCGGTCGCGATACCCGACAACTCGTTCACGGTCATCGTCGGCCCGAACGCGTGCGGGAAGTCCACGCTGCTGCGGGCGCTCTCACGGATGCTGAAGCCCAGTCAGGGCCGGGTGCTGCTGGACGGGCAGACGATCCAGTCCATGCCCGCGAGGAAGGTCGCGCGGACGCTCGGGCTGCTGCCCCAGTCGTCGGTGGCCCCCGACGGCATCACCGTCGGGGACCTGGTGGCCCGGGGCCGGTACCCGCACCAGGGCCTGCTGCGCCAGTGGTCGCAGGAGGACGAGCGGATCGTCCGGGAGTCGATGGCGGCGACCGGGGTCGCCGAACTCGCCGACCGCTATGTCGACGAGCTGTCCGGCGGGCAGCGCCAGCGGGTGTGGATCGCGATGGCGCTGGCGCAGCAGACGCCGCTGCTGCTCCTCGACGAGCCGACCACCTTCCTCGACATCCAGCACCAGCTGGAGGTCCTCGACCTCTGCGCCGAACTGCACGAGACGCAGGGCCGCACGCTCGTCGCGGTGCTGCACGACCTCAACCAGGCGGCGCGCTACGCCACCCATCTGATCGCCATGCGGGGTGGGAGGATCGCCGCGGAGGGTCCGCCGGGGGACGTGGTCACCGCCGGGCTCGTCGAGCGGGTCTTCGGGGTCCGTGCACAGGTCATCGACGACCCGGAGACCGGTACGCCCCTGGTGGTGCCGCTGGCGCGGCGCGGCAGGACGCCGTCGCAGGCCCCGCGGCCGTCCGCTTCCGGCGCGGCCGCGGAGGCGAGTGCGGCCTTGCCCTGA
- a CDS encoding FecCD family ABC transporter permease: MKAVKAIRTPGGLSVRVDPRAALAVLLLLAAALAAAVVLVGSGDFPMAPGEVVATLLGDGTAAQEFIVRDVRLPRVLVALLVGAALAVGGALFQSISRNPLGSPDVLGFAQGSSVGALTVIVLFGGDAFATAGGAMAGGLATGAAVYLLAWKRGVHGYRLVLVGIGIAAMLTGAIHYLVTKADLVDATRAVTWMTGSLDGLDWSQFWPLLAVCAVLIPLSLAYGRPLRMLEMGDDAAYALGIRVERTRAVLMGSAVLLTAVATAAAGPIVFVALSAPQLARRLTRSPGPNVAASAVLGAALLVVADWVATSAFGDRRLPVGVVTGVLGGVYLLWLLVTERKAGRI, encoded by the coding sequence GTGAAGGCCGTGAAGGCGATACGCACCCCGGGCGGGCTGTCCGTGCGGGTGGACCCGAGGGCGGCCCTCGCCGTCCTGCTGCTGCTGGCCGCCGCGCTGGCCGCCGCCGTCGTGCTCGTCGGCAGCGGTGACTTCCCGATGGCGCCCGGCGAGGTCGTCGCCACCCTGCTCGGCGACGGCACAGCCGCGCAGGAGTTCATCGTCCGGGACGTACGGCTGCCGCGGGTCCTGGTGGCGCTGCTGGTCGGTGCGGCGCTCGCGGTCGGCGGGGCGCTCTTCCAGTCCATCTCGCGCAATCCGCTGGGCAGTCCGGACGTGCTCGGATTCGCCCAGGGCTCGAGCGTCGGCGCGCTGACGGTGATCGTGCTGTTCGGGGGCGACGCCTTCGCCACCGCGGGCGGCGCGATGGCCGGCGGACTGGCGACCGGCGCGGCCGTCTACCTCCTCGCCTGGAAGCGGGGCGTGCACGGCTACCGGCTGGTGCTGGTGGGCATCGGCATCGCCGCGATGCTCACCGGCGCCATCCACTACCTCGTCACCAAGGCCGACCTCGTCGACGCCACCCGGGCCGTCACGTGGATGACGGGCTCGCTCGACGGCCTCGACTGGAGCCAGTTCTGGCCGCTGCTCGCCGTCTGCGCGGTGCTCATCCCGCTGTCCCTGGCCTACGGGCGGCCCCTGCGGATGCTGGAGATGGGCGACGACGCCGCGTACGCGCTCGGCATCCGCGTCGAACGGACCCGCGCCGTGCTGATGGGCTCCGCGGTGCTGCTGACCGCCGTCGCCACGGCCGCGGCGGGCCCGATCGTCTTCGTGGCGCTCAGCGCCCCGCAGCTCGCCCGCCGGCTCACCCGCTCGCCCGGTCCGAACGTGGCCGCGAGCGCCGTGCTGGGCGCCGCCCTGCTGGTCGTCGCCGACTGGGTGGCCACCTCGGCGTTCGGCGACCGCCGGCTGCCGGTCGGTGTCGTCACCGGGGTGCTCGGCGGCGTCTACCTGCTCTGGCTGCTCGTCACCGAACGCAAGGCGGGCCGGATATGA
- a CDS encoding FecCD family ABC transporter permease, producing MLVDSPPEQSADRTAAASAPEPGGRHALRAAGLLLAVAVLILVCVASIAIGAKPVPVADVWHGLFQNTGTGNDVVIRDVRVPRTVLGLLVGVALGLSGAVMQALTRNPLAEPGLLGVNAGAAAAVVTAISFLGVTSISEYVWFALLGAGVVSVAVYVLGGSRGATPVRLALAGTAATAALFGYVNAVQLLDSAALDRLRFWTVGSLASADPATIGKVTPFIAAGVVLALLIARPLNAMEMGEDTARALGAHVNRTRVLAMVAVTLLCGAATAACGPIVFIGLMVPHLVRAVTGPDMRWILPYAAVLSPVLLLGSDVVGRMVARPSELQVGVVTAFIGGPVFIHLVRRKRMAQL from the coding sequence GTGTTGGTCGACAGTCCTCCCGAACAGAGCGCGGACCGGACGGCCGCGGCATCCGCGCCCGAGCCGGGTGGGCGCCATGCGCTGCGCGCGGCCGGTCTGCTGCTCGCCGTCGCCGTCCTGATACTGGTCTGTGTCGCGAGCATCGCGATCGGTGCCAAGCCGGTACCGGTCGCCGATGTGTGGCACGGGCTCTTCCAGAACACCGGTACCGGCAACGACGTGGTGATCCGCGATGTCCGGGTGCCGAGGACGGTGCTCGGCCTTCTGGTGGGCGTCGCCCTGGGCCTCTCCGGTGCGGTGATGCAGGCGCTGACCCGCAATCCGCTCGCCGAGCCCGGTCTGCTCGGGGTCAACGCGGGCGCGGCCGCCGCGGTCGTCACGGCCATCAGCTTCCTCGGGGTCACCTCGATCTCCGAGTACGTGTGGTTCGCCCTTCTCGGCGCCGGCGTGGTCTCGGTGGCCGTGTACGTGCTGGGCGGCAGTCGCGGTGCCACGCCGGTACGGCTCGCGCTCGCCGGTACGGCCGCCACGGCCGCGCTGTTCGGCTATGTCAACGCCGTGCAGCTGCTGGACTCGGCGGCCCTGGACCGGCTGCGCTTCTGGACCGTCGGCTCGCTCGCCTCGGCCGATCCCGCGACGATCGGCAAGGTGACGCCCTTCATCGCCGCCGGGGTGGTGCTGGCCCTGCTGATCGCCCGGCCGCTCAACGCAATGGAGATGGGCGAAGACACCGCCCGTGCCCTGGGCGCCCATGTCAACCGGACCCGGGTGCTGGCCATGGTCGCGGTCACCCTGCTGTGCGGTGCGGCGACCGCCGCCTGCGGGCCCATCGTGTTCATCGGGCTGATGGTCCCGCATCTCGTCCGGGCCGTCACCGGCCCCGACATGCGGTGGATCCTGCCGTACGCCGCCGTGCTGTCGCCCGTGCTGCTGCTCGGGTCGGACGTCGTCGGCCGGATGGTCGCCCGTCCCTCGGAGCTGCAGGTCGGCGTGGTCACCGCGTTCATCGGCGGACCCGTGTTCATCCATCTCGTACGGCGCAAGAGGATGGCGCAGCTGTGA
- a CDS encoding HAD-IIA family hydrolase, translating to MGEQGGTRPGGSARPLSEVYDTALLDLDGVVYAGGEPVPHAVASLRTARDGGMHLAYVTNNALRTPEAVAAHLTELGVPAQAHDVITSAQAVARLIAEQVPAGSRVLVIGGEGLRVALRERGLEPVDSADDDPAAVVQGYGGPELTWGRLAEASYAVARGVPWFASNTDLTIPSARGIAPGNGAAVEAVRIATGRRPQVAGKPLPPMHRETVLRTGAERPLVIGDRLDTDIEGAFNGGVDSLLVLTGVTDPAQLLRAEPKHRPTYVDEDLRGLLTGQPEVRSAGSGEGFACGGWTASVRGDALVIDGDGGRLDGLRALCAAAWTYAGDGDRSPEAGKALARLGW from the coding sequence ATGGGTGAGCAGGGCGGAACCAGGCCGGGCGGCAGCGCGCGGCCGCTCAGCGAGGTGTACGACACGGCTCTGCTCGACCTCGACGGGGTGGTGTACGCCGGAGGGGAGCCCGTGCCGCACGCGGTGGCGTCCCTGCGGACGGCGCGCGACGGCGGGATGCATCTGGCGTACGTCACGAACAACGCCCTGCGCACGCCGGAGGCGGTGGCGGCGCACCTCACCGAACTGGGCGTGCCCGCGCAGGCCCACGATGTGATCACCTCGGCACAGGCCGTGGCCCGGCTGATCGCCGAACAGGTCCCGGCGGGTTCGCGGGTGCTCGTCATCGGCGGTGAGGGGCTGCGGGTGGCGCTGCGCGAGCGCGGTCTGGAGCCGGTGGACTCGGCGGACGACGACCCGGCGGCCGTGGTCCAGGGGTACGGCGGCCCGGAGCTGACGTGGGGCCGGCTCGCCGAGGCGTCGTACGCGGTGGCGCGCGGGGTGCCGTGGTTCGCGTCGAACACGGACCTGACGATCCCGAGTGCGCGGGGGATCGCGCCGGGGAACGGCGCGGCGGTCGAGGCCGTGCGGATCGCGACCGGCCGCCGGCCGCAGGTCGCGGGGAAGCCGCTGCCGCCGATGCACCGGGAGACGGTCCTGCGGACCGGCGCCGAGCGGCCACTGGTGATCGGGGACCGGCTCGACACCGACATCGAGGGCGCGTTCAACGGCGGGGTGGACTCGCTGCTGGTGCTGACGGGGGTGACGGACCCGGCGCAGCTGCTGCGTGCGGAGCCGAAGCACCGGCCGACCTACGTGGACGAGGACCTGAGGGGGCTGCTCACCGGACAGCCCGAGGTGAGGTCCGCCGGTTCAGGTGAGGGGTTCGCCTGCGGTGGCTGGACGGCATCCGTGCGGGGGGACGCGCTGGTGATCGACGGGGACGGCGGGCGGCTCGACGGGCTGCGGGCACTGTGTGCGGCGGCGTGGACGTATGCGGGGGACGGGGACCGGTCGCCCGAGGCGGGGAAGGCCCTGGCCCGGCTGGGCTGGTGA
- a CDS encoding DUF1015 domain-containing protein, with product MSARGDRAAEGLHMVPFRGLRYVPERVGSLAAVTSPPYDVVVRPDGLHHLESADPYNIVRLILPQAATASARHEQAAETLERWVAEGVLAPDPQPALYVYEQRRGVILQRGIIGALALSAPEEGVVLPHEDVMPHVVADRTDLMRTTGANLEPLLLTYRSEGPANGASAVIERVIHEEPLLSTTTEDGFSHRLWSVTDAGDLADIAADLARQQALIADGHHRWATYLQLRDEQRTPGAWSYGLVLLIDTARYPLQVRAIHRLLNRLPVADALAAVDGLFRVRRIDGPLSHALGALAEAVGEGNAYVLAGDGRFHLIDRPDPALLERTVPADRPDAWRRLDATVLHATLLERIWHIPDSPEQITYIHDTEAAVVQAERRGGTAVLMHPVREEVVRDLARQGVTMPRKSTSFGPKPATGLVLRSLSLD from the coding sequence ATGAGCGCGCGAGGTGACAGGGCAGCCGAGGGTCTGCACATGGTCCCGTTCCGTGGACTCCGCTACGTCCCCGAGCGGGTCGGCAGCCTCGCCGCGGTGACCTCGCCCCCCTACGACGTCGTCGTACGGCCCGACGGGCTGCACCATCTCGAGTCCGCGGACCCGTACAACATCGTCCGGCTGATCCTCCCCCAGGCGGCGACCGCCAGCGCGCGCCACGAACAGGCCGCCGAGACCCTCGAACGCTGGGTCGCCGAGGGCGTCCTCGCCCCCGACCCGCAGCCCGCGCTGTACGTCTACGAGCAGCGCCGGGGCGTCATCCTGCAGCGCGGCATCATCGGGGCGCTGGCCCTCTCCGCCCCCGAGGAGGGCGTCGTCCTCCCGCACGAGGACGTGATGCCGCACGTGGTGGCCGACCGCACGGACCTGATGCGCACCACCGGCGCCAATCTCGAACCGCTGCTGCTGACCTACCGCAGCGAGGGTCCCGCGAACGGGGCGAGCGCGGTCATCGAACGCGTCATCCACGAGGAACCCCTGCTGTCGACGACCACCGAGGACGGGTTCAGCCACCGCCTCTGGTCGGTCACCGACGCCGGCGACCTCGCCGACATCGCCGCCGACCTGGCCCGCCAGCAGGCGCTGATCGCCGACGGCCACCACCGCTGGGCCACCTACCTCCAGCTCCGCGACGAGCAACGCACGCCCGGTGCCTGGAGCTACGGCCTGGTCCTGCTCATCGACACCGCCCGCTATCCCCTCCAGGTCAGGGCCATCCACCGGCTGCTGAACCGGCTGCCGGTCGCGGACGCGCTCGCCGCGGTGGACGGGCTGTTCCGGGTACGCCGGATCGACGGGCCGCTGTCGCACGCCCTCGGCGCCCTGGCGGAGGCCGTCGGCGAGGGCAACGCGTACGTTCTCGCCGGGGACGGCCGCTTCCATCTGATCGACCGGCCCGACCCCGCGCTCCTGGAGCGTACGGTCCCGGCCGACCGCCCGGACGCCTGGCGCCGGCTCGACGCGACCGTGCTCCACGCCACCCTGCTGGAGCGGATCTGGCACATCCCGGACTCGCCCGAGCAGATCACCTACATCCACGACACGGAGGCCGCGGTGGTCCAGGCGGAGCGCCGAGGTGGCACAGCCGTGCTGATGCACCCCGTACGCGAGGAGGTCGTGCGGGACCTGGCCCGGCAGGGTGTCACGATGCCCCGCAAGTCGACGTCCTTCGGCCCGAAGCCGGCGACGGGACTGGTACTGCGCAGCCTGAGCCTGGACTGA